The Chengkuizengella sediminis DNA window ACTGGTCTAAGACCATAAAATATCGATTTCACAATCTCATGATGAAACACTTTGTATAACAAGGATGCGATCAAAATCATGATCATTAAGGATGGAAGTAACATGCCCAAGGTTGCGACTATTGCTCCCCATATATCTAAAACACTATAACCAATATAAGTTGCTGTATTAATCGCAATTGGACCTGGAGACATGCCTGCTATTGCAATGGCTTTTACAAATTGAGCCTCATTCATCCATTCATGAATGGAAACTTCATGTTCTATGACAGGAATCATGGCATATCCTCCGCCAAACGAAACAAATCCAATCTTCATAAACGTCCAAAATAAATCCCACATCGTTAAATCCCGTCTCCCATGTAATAATCTGTATATTTGTATTGTTCATTGGATTTTTGATCGATTGTTACATTTTTAATAAATCCTAGATGAGTTTTCACTTTCATAATCAATATGCCTGCAAATCCTCCTGCAACAATAACGATCATCGGAGGAACTTTTAAATAAATGAGCAAAAATAAAGTGATTATTAATGTAAAAAAAGTGCTTTTATCATAGATTGATGTTTTTGCCATTTTATAAGCTGCATAGGATACCAAGGCTATAATTGCAATTTGAATGCCCTTAAATGCTGCATTTACCTTTTCATTGTCATTAAAATAAGAAAAAAACAACCCTAATACAAATATAATTAAAAACGTTGGGAGAGTCATGCCCACGACCGCTGCTATCGACCCTCTGATGCCATATAATCGGTAACCTATAAAGGTTGCTGCATTTATCCCTATGCCACCAGGAGCTGAGCCAGATATGGATAACACATCACTCATTTCTGATTCATTCAACCATTTTCTGTTGCCTACTATTTCTCTTTCTATCGCTGGGATCATAGCATAACCACCGCCAAAAGTGATCGGACTAATTTTTAGAAAAGAAAGTAAAATGTCTATGACAAGTCTAGCACCTTTTTGATTGTGTTTTTCTTGCATATGCCTGTCCCCTTAGAGTATCGTTGATTTCCATTATACATTTAATCTAACATAAATGTGAAGAACTCCATAAAAAATGAGTACAAGAACAAATACTATGTATGAAAAAACCGTTCATGTTATACATGAACAGTTTTTTTGGCTAAAGCTTCTTTTGCTAATATATACATTGAGCAGCTCCATCCCAATGGAGTATTCGGATTGGGGGTCCGTGTGCCTGAATAATATAACTCTGGAATCACTCCCGGTTCAATCATAATCTCCTCTGTTTTTTGTACATATTCAATCGCTTTTTCAATATGTCCTAATTCCAGAT harbors:
- a CDS encoding chromate transporter, which gives rise to MWDLFWTFMKIGFVSFGGGYAMIPVIEHEVSIHEWMNEAQFVKAIAIAGMSPGPIAINTATYIGYSVLDIWGAIVATLGMLLPSLMIMILIASLLYKVFHHEIVKSIFYGLRPVITALIIFAALIMATNTTFFSNFSWDLVVNLFIFVMALYLLIHHQKHPLLIIVLSGLVGMAFFG
- a CDS encoding chromate transporter; its protein translation is MQEKHNQKGARLVIDILLSFLKISPITFGGGYAMIPAIEREIVGNRKWLNESEMSDVLSISGSAPGGIGINAATFIGYRLYGIRGSIAAVVGMTLPTFLIIFVLGLFFSYFNDNEKVNAAFKGIQIAIIALVSYAAYKMAKTSIYDKSTFFTLIITLFLLIYLKVPPMIVIVAGGFAGILIMKVKTHLGFIKNVTIDQKSNEQYKYTDYYMGDGI